From Streptomonospora salina, the proteins below share one genomic window:
- a CDS encoding FtsX-like permease family protein: protein MTGTTARRTAHPRNFAPLRWGRELWLGARMSVSGGRDAWIRLALITSGIGVAVALLLVAAAAPGMSQNRQGRYDMRSYDVSTQLPEPTEQTLLIADVGTRYHGESVYGRLLTPEGAEAPLPPGVDEFPGPGRMVVSPGLERLLDSAEGELLKERLDYRVVGTVGDEGLADPGELVYYAGAEPGLLDPDTPSSHRIDGFGYSPVSTGLQGPALVLALAGAVVALLPLGVFVAAALRFGSDRRDRRLAVLRLIGADAWTAARTACGETLIGALAGIGAGFGLFYALRPLTASIEIGGVGGFAAALVPHPLLAVAVPVGVAILAAAVTLVSTARAAADPLGTARRTARPRRRLWWRIALFAVGVGLLATFDMQTSETALVGGILALLVGAGLVTPWLFQIAVSRVRRGSVPVLLAARRLHVDGSSESRAVVGLVVVVTGAVALQTLMAGSEQRRAEDALPAGERVYSAHVPDLPVAGAAEVAERVGAVPQVDDAGAVAEYWGVESPNGPVSLHVGSCAALRDLARIGGCSDGGVFAVEGAETPVEQGQRLRIRSARGTAAWELPEAAPSVAPRDPVGLGGGPEAGAVLATTGAVDGADLPRTSVSVLFGFDTETPRAVERARNAVAEFSPLALRASTAAGDGDDTQLARVSALVYAGVGAALAVVGLGLLISAVERLRTTKRELAVLAAAGTPKRVLALSMLYQAAIPLGVGLAVSAAVGIPLGAVLLDEAGVPFAVDTAAIAGTIGAAAAVVLSVTALSLPALATSTRPENLRTE, encoded by the coding sequence TTGACGGGAACGACGGCCCGCCGCACGGCACACCCGCGGAACTTCGCACCGCTGCGCTGGGGCCGGGAACTGTGGCTGGGCGCCCGCATGTCGGTCTCCGGCGGCCGCGACGCCTGGATCCGGCTCGCCCTGATCACCTCGGGCATCGGCGTCGCGGTGGCGCTGCTGCTCGTCGCAGCCGCGGCGCCGGGCATGTCCCAGAACCGTCAGGGGCGCTACGACATGCGCTCCTACGATGTCAGTACGCAGCTCCCCGAGCCCACAGAGCAGACCCTGCTCATCGCCGACGTCGGCACCCGTTACCACGGCGAATCGGTCTACGGCCGCCTGCTGACCCCGGAGGGCGCGGAAGCGCCACTGCCGCCCGGTGTGGACGAGTTCCCCGGCCCCGGGCGGATGGTGGTCTCCCCGGGGCTGGAGCGGCTGCTCGACTCGGCCGAAGGGGAGTTGCTGAAGGAGCGGCTGGACTACCGCGTGGTCGGCACCGTCGGCGACGAAGGGTTGGCGGACCCCGGCGAACTCGTCTACTACGCCGGTGCCGAGCCCGGGCTGCTGGACCCGGACACGCCCTCGAGCCACCGCATCGACGGCTTCGGCTACTCCCCGGTCTCGACCGGCCTGCAGGGGCCGGCGCTGGTGCTGGCGCTGGCCGGCGCCGTGGTGGCGCTGCTGCCCCTGGGCGTGTTCGTGGCGGCCGCGCTGCGGTTCGGATCCGACCGGCGGGACCGCCGGCTGGCCGTGCTGCGGCTGATCGGCGCAGACGCGTGGACGGCGGCGCGCACCGCCTGCGGCGAGACCCTCATCGGCGCGCTGGCCGGCATCGGAGCGGGATTCGGGCTGTTCTACGCATTGCGCCCGCTCACGGCGTCGATCGAGATCGGCGGCGTCGGCGGGTTCGCCGCCGCCCTCGTACCGCACCCCCTGCTCGCGGTCGCCGTCCCCGTCGGAGTGGCGATCCTCGCGGCGGCCGTCACGCTGGTCTCCACCGCCCGTGCGGCCGCCGACCCGCTCGGGACCGCGCGGCGCACCGCGCGGCCGCGCCGCCGACTCTGGTGGCGCATCGCCCTGTTCGCGGTCGGTGTCGGACTGCTGGCCACGTTTGACATGCAAACTTCCGAGACCGCGCTGGTCGGCGGCATCCTGGCGTTGCTGGTGGGTGCCGGGCTGGTGACCCCGTGGCTGTTCCAGATCGCCGTCTCCCGGGTGCGCCGCGGCAGCGTGCCCGTACTGCTGGCGGCGCGCCGGCTGCACGTCGACGGATCCTCGGAGAGCCGGGCCGTGGTCGGGCTCGTGGTCGTGGTGACGGGTGCCGTCGCGCTGCAGACCCTCATGGCGGGATCGGAGCAGCGGCGCGCCGAAGACGCGCTCCCCGCCGGCGAACGCGTCTACTCGGCGCACGTGCCCGACCTACCGGTGGCCGGTGCCGCCGAGGTCGCCGAACGGGTCGGCGCCGTGCCGCAGGTGGACGACGCTGGCGCCGTCGCGGAGTACTGGGGCGTCGAGAGCCCGAACGGCCCCGTATCGCTGCATGTGGGAAGCTGTGCGGCGCTGCGTGATCTTGCCCGGATCGGCGGATGCTCGGACGGCGGCGTCTTCGCCGTCGAAGGCGCGGAAACACCGGTGGAGCAGGGGCAGCGGCTGCGGATCCGGTCAGCCCGGGGTACGGCCGCCTGGGAACTGCCCGAGGCCGCCCCCAGCGTCGCGCCGCGTGACCCGGTCGGACTCGGCGGCGGTCCGGAGGCCGGGGCGGTACTGGCGACCACCGGTGCCGTGGACGGCGCGGACCTGCCCCGGACCAGCGTGTCCGTGCTCTTCGGTTTCGACACGGAGACGCCCCGGGCCGTGGAGCGGGCGCGCAACGCGGTAGCCGAGTTCAGCCCGCTGGCCCTGCGCGCCTCCACGGCGGCGGGGGACGGAGACGACACCCAACTGGCCCGGGTCAGCGCCCTGGTTTACGCGGGCGTCGGCGCGGCCTTGGCCGTGGTCGGCCTGGGGCTGCTGATCTCCGCGGTCGAGCGGCTGCGCACGACCAAGCGGGAGCTCGCGGTGCTCGCCGCCGCGGGCACACCCAAGCGGGTCCTGGCGCTGTCGATGCTGTATCAGGCGGCGATCCCCCTCGGCGTCGGCTTGGCCGTGTCCGCAGCCGTCGGGATCCCGCTGGGCGCTGTGCTGCTGGACGAGGCCGGAGTCCCCTTTGCCGTCGACACCGCGGCGATCGCCGGGACGATCGGCGCGGCGGCAGCGGTCGTGTTGTCGGTGACCGCGCTCAGTCTGCCCGCTCTGGCCACGTCGACCCGCCCGGAGAACCTCCGCACGGAGTGA
- a CDS encoding ABC transporter ATP-binding protein, whose product MENAAFDIDPGEMVAVMGASGSGKTTLLHCLGGILAPDRGWILYQGRNLGAMSESERSGLRRSDFGFLFQTGGLVPELSCLENTALPLRLNGTRRRTAEALARERLESLGVADTAQHRAGEVSGGQAQRVSLARALVAEPAILFADEPTGELDSLNEEKVMQLLTDAARRSGTAVVVVTHEARVAAYADREVTVRDGRTRDLATPGAAG is encoded by the coding sequence ATGGAGAACGCCGCCTTCGACATCGACCCCGGCGAGATGGTGGCGGTCATGGGCGCCTCCGGGTCGGGCAAGACCACGCTGCTGCACTGCCTGGGCGGCATCCTCGCTCCTGACCGCGGCTGGATCCTCTACCAGGGCCGCAACCTGGGCGCGATGTCGGAGAGCGAGCGCAGCGGCCTGCGCCGCAGCGACTTCGGCTTCCTGTTCCAGACCGGCGGGCTCGTCCCCGAGCTTTCCTGCCTGGAGAACACGGCGCTGCCGCTGCGGCTCAACGGCACCCGCCGCAGGACCGCCGAGGCGCTCGCTCGGGAGCGGCTGGAGAGCCTCGGCGTGGCGGACACGGCCCAGCACCGCGCCGGCGAGGTCTCCGGCGGCCAGGCCCAGCGCGTCAGCCTGGCCCGGGCGCTCGTCGCCGAGCCCGCGATCCTGTTCGCCGACGAGCCCACCGGCGAGCTCGACTCCCTCAACGAGGAGAAGGTGATGCAGCTGCTGACCGACGCGGCCCGCCGCAGCGGCACCGCCGTCGTGGTCGTCACCCACGAGGCCCGGGTCGCCGCCTACGCCGACCGCGAGGTCACGGTCCGCGACGGCCGCACGCGCGACCTCGCCACCCCGGGAGCCGCCGGTTGA
- a CDS encoding PadR family transcriptional regulator: MSFAHTVLGLLENGPAHGYDLKRAYDQHFGQDRPLHYGQVYSALARLLKKGLVEVAGTEQGDGPERKRYAITQSGVTDLDTWLANPEAPQQYLHSTLYTKVVLALLAGRPAADVLEVQRSAHLETMRELTRRKGHGDLADQLICDHALFHLEADLRWLELTAARLDELATEVHR; this comes from the coding sequence ATGTCATTCGCGCACACGGTTCTCGGGCTATTGGAGAACGGCCCGGCGCACGGTTACGACCTGAAGCGGGCCTACGACCAGCACTTCGGACAGGACCGGCCCCTGCACTACGGCCAGGTCTACTCGGCGCTGGCGCGGCTGCTCAAGAAGGGCCTGGTCGAGGTCGCCGGCACCGAGCAGGGCGACGGTCCCGAACGCAAGCGCTACGCCATCACCCAGTCCGGTGTCACCGACCTGGACACCTGGCTCGCCAACCCCGAAGCCCCGCAGCAGTACCTGCACAGCACGCTTTACACCAAGGTCGTCCTCGCGCTGCTGGCCGGGCGCCCCGCTGCCGACGTTCTGGAAGTCCAGCGCAGCGCCCATTTGGAGACGATGCGCGAACTCACCCGGCGCAAGGGCCACGGCGACCTCGCCGACCAGCTCATCTGCGACCACGCCCTCTTCCACCTCGAAGCCGACCTGCGATGGCTGGAGCTGACCGCGGCACGGCTGGACGAACTCGCAACGGAGGTGCACCGGTGA
- a CDS encoding response regulator transcription factor: MTAPAAPAIRVLIVDDDPLLRAGLAMMLKGAPDLDVVGEAGDGAEVPELVASSRPDVVLMDIRMPSTDGLAATERLRAREDAPEVVVLTTFDADEHVLRALGGGAAGFVLKDTPPDEIVEAVRRVARGEPALSPSVIRRLIARAAGGDGRHRRRERARERLSILNDRERDVAVAVGEGRSNAEIGAALHLSVPTIKTHVSRVLAKLDLNNRVQIALLAHDAGLVEDTGPGD; encoded by the coding sequence ATGACGGCTCCCGCTGCCCCCGCCATCCGCGTGCTGATCGTCGACGACGACCCGCTTCTGCGCGCCGGACTGGCGATGATGCTCAAGGGTGCGCCGGATCTGGACGTCGTGGGCGAGGCCGGGGACGGCGCCGAGGTGCCGGAGCTGGTGGCGAGCAGCCGCCCCGACGTGGTGCTCATGGACATCCGCATGCCGTCGACGGACGGGCTCGCCGCCACCGAACGGCTCCGTGCCCGGGAAGACGCCCCCGAGGTGGTCGTGCTGACCACGTTCGACGCCGACGAGCACGTGCTGCGGGCGCTCGGCGGCGGCGCGGCGGGGTTCGTACTCAAAGACACCCCGCCCGACGAGATCGTCGAAGCCGTCCGGCGCGTGGCACGGGGCGAGCCGGCGCTGTCGCCGTCGGTGATCCGCCGTCTGATCGCCCGGGCCGCCGGCGGCGACGGCCGCCACCGGCGGCGGGAGCGGGCCCGCGAGCGGCTGAGCATCCTCAACGACCGCGAACGCGACGTCGCCGTCGCGGTCGGCGAGGGCCGTTCCAACGCCGAGATCGGTGCCGCGCTCCACCTGAGCGTCCCCACGATCAAGACGCACGTCTCGCGTGTGCTGGCCAAGCTCGACCTGAACAACCGCGTCCAGATCGCCCTGCTGGCCCACGACGCCGGCCTCGTCGAGGACACCGGCCCCGGCGACTGA